Proteins found in one Stanieria cyanosphaera PCC 7437 genomic segment:
- a CDS encoding DUF4926 domain-containing protein has protein sequence MNIQYPLFSQVVLTQDLPQHNLKRGEVGTIVEHYPMAEGEDGYSLEGFDVPEVTIEVAASQIVSLPRWQKEEIILTKLRQLSETRLLQIEDYLDFLWQKEKSEEKSA, from the coding sequence ATGAACATACAATATCCTTTATTTTCTCAGGTTGTTCTCACTCAAGACCTACCACAACATAATCTCAAACGCGGAGAAGTTGGCACAATTGTCGAACACTATCCTATGGCTGAAGGAGAAGACGGTTATAGTCTAGAAGGTTTTGATGTACCTGAAGTGACAATCGAGGTGGCAGCTTCACAGATTGTTTCTCTTCCTCGATGGCAGAAAGAAGAAATAATTTTAACCAAGCTGCGTCAGTTGTCTGAAACCAGACTTTTGCAAATAGAAGATTACCTCGATTTTCTGTGGCAAAAAGAGAAAAGCGAAGAAAAGAGTGCTTAA
- a CDS encoding BrnA antitoxin family protein: protein MTTVNYTPDPNRKPQLTEEQELRIAELEDEDIDYSDIPELDDDFWKNAKPVMPDLTKPVTLRVKQSVIEYFQANGKKGYQSRMNAVLESYVKAQQTNNNE from the coding sequence ATGACAACCGTTAATTATACTCCAGACCCCAATCGAAAACCTCAACTCACTGAAGAACAAGAACTAAGAATTGCAGAGTTAGAGGATGAAGATATTGATTATTCCGATATTCCAGAATTAGATGATGATTTCTGGAAGAATGCTAAACCCGTCATGCCAGACTTGACTAAGCCTGTTACCTTAAGAGTCAAACAATCGGTAATTGAATATTTTCAGGCTAATGGGAAAAAGGGCTATCAATCCCGAATGAATGCAGTGTTGGAAAGCTACGTCAAAGCCCAACAAACTAACAATAATGAATGA
- a CDS encoding BrnT family toxin, with protein MGKFALLTLARIDQRVYVLAYTIRGSVIRLISARKANSKEVKRYDNR; from the coding sequence ATGGGGAAGTTCGCGCTTCTTACCTTAGCTCGTATAGACCAGCGCGTTTACGTCCTGGCTTATACCATTAGAGGTTCTGTGATTCGTCTCATTTCGGCAAGAAAAGCTAATAGTAAAGAGGTGAAGCGTTATGACAACCGTTAA
- a CDS encoding DEAD/DEAH box helicase family protein, with translation MIKPIQTVITTILEAIFTILSSGLFHTPDDTAYIDVYRYQLRQTYPVNSQEFKRWLKCFAYAKYKIYLTKKEVNLLLEQLETLAQFKPKAEIYQNRVIQYKGTIYINVGDDKGSAIAITKKGWKIVTNPPVRFKTSHFIQPLPLPVKGGKLADLLEITNLNLEQLILVAGWLLGTLNPNPPYPLLIITGEQGSGKSSLARMLKQLIDPGKGVLRSQPKDERSLMVAAMNTWVLCFDNFSKLSQSLSDGLCRLSTGNSYVDRKLYSDGEQTVIEAARPVIITSIVDTVTGRTSPRIEFGGQPLTNGDLLDRSICIHLDPISPDQRRSEKEINLCFEQLKPRILGLLCTAVSQALANRAGVNLEESPRMADFAEWVTAAEPAFGFEAGTFLQAYQTNREQSQRLTGRTSPRIEFGGQPLTIEDSPVAMAIQSLLERESCWQGTATELLKFIKGYATKYEYSASDLPKAANKLSVQLRKINPGLRAVGLEVNFERRGKSGTRVIKIEKIAS, from the coding sequence ATGATTAAACCGATTCAAACGGTAATAACAACAATATTAGAGGCAATTTTTACAATACTCAGTTCGGGTTTATTTCATACTCCCGATGATACGGCATACATCGATGTCTATAGATATCAACTTCGTCAGACCTATCCAGTCAATAGCCAAGAATTTAAACGCTGGCTGAAATGCTTTGCTTATGCCAAATACAAAATCTATTTGACCAAAAAAGAAGTTAATTTACTTTTAGAGCAATTAGAAACATTAGCTCAATTCAAACCAAAAGCCGAAATTTACCAGAATCGTGTCATTCAATACAAAGGAACTATTTATATCAACGTAGGGGACGACAAGGGAAGCGCGATCGCTATAACAAAAAAAGGATGGAAAATTGTTACCAATCCTCCCGTTCGATTTAAAACTTCCCATTTTATCCAACCCTTACCCCTTCCAGTCAAGGGAGGTAAACTTGCAGACTTGTTAGAGATTACCAATCTCAATCTCGAACAACTGATTTTAGTAGCAGGTTGGTTGTTAGGTACATTAAATCCCAATCCTCCCTATCCTCTATTAATTATTACTGGCGAACAAGGTTCTGGTAAATCCAGTTTGGCAAGAATGCTCAAACAACTAATCGATCCTGGAAAAGGAGTATTGCGTTCCCAACCCAAAGACGAACGCAGTTTGATGGTTGCTGCCATGAATACTTGGGTATTATGCTTTGACAATTTCTCCAAACTTTCTCAGTCTCTTTCTGACGGTTTGTGCCGACTCAGTACGGGTAATAGTTATGTAGACCGAAAGCTCTACAGTGACGGAGAACAAACGGTAATCGAAGCAGCGCGTCCCGTAATTATTACCAGTATTGTCGATACAGTAACGGGGCGTACAAGCCCCCGAATTGAATTCGGGGGACAGCCCCTCACCAATGGAGACTTACTAGACCGCTCTATTTGCATCCATCTCGATCCTATTTCTCCAGATCAAAGACGTTCGGAAAAAGAAATTAACCTTTGCTTTGAACAATTAAAACCAAGAATTTTAGGACTACTCTGCACTGCCGTCAGTCAGGCTTTAGCCAATCGAGCAGGAGTTAATTTAGAAGAATCTCCCCGTATGGCAGATTTTGCCGAGTGGGTAACGGCAGCAGAACCAGCTTTTGGTTTTGAAGCGGGTACTTTTCTCCAAGCCTATCAAACCAACCGCGAACAATCTCAACGGCTGACGGGGCGTACAAGCCCCCGAATCGAATTCGGGGGACAGCCCCTCACGATTGAAGATTCTCCCGTAGCAATGGCAATTCAATCTTTACTAGAAAGAGAGTCTTGCTGGCAGGGAACGGCAACCGAGTTATTGAAGTTTATTAAGGGGTATGCAACAAAATATGAATACTCCGCCTCTGACTTACCCAAGGCTGCCAACAAACTTAGCGTCCAGCTACGGAAAATCAATCCAGGATTGCGTGCTGTAGGTTTAGAAGTTAATTTCGAGCGTCGAGGAAAGTCTGGTACTCGTGTAATTAAGATCGAAAAGATTGCTTCTTAA
- a CDS encoding NADAR family protein, whose protein sequence is MTIYFYDAGENPYGCFSNFAFYRVQLSIFWCRTSEHYFQAQKFEGSSSTEREAKRNDFLLKEILAAKTPELAIALAENYRQFWRSDWEEVKDQIMHQGVLSKFNSHRDIRKILLSTGELEIVYHSPSDYYWGCGEDGTGDNKLGKILMSVRNILQKKTERLKNHPSASYRWWL, encoded by the coding sequence ATGACTATTTACTTCTACGATGCAGGCGAAAATCCTTATGGATGCTTTTCAAATTTTGCATTTTATAGAGTTCAACTATCTATATTTTGGTGCAGAACGAGCGAACACTATTTCCAAGCACAAAAATTTGAGGGTAGCTCTTCAACAGAGCGTGAAGCAAAGCGTAATGATTTTTTGTTAAAAGAAATACTAGCAGCAAAAACCCCAGAATTAGCGATCGCTTTGGCTGAAAATTATCGACAATTTTGGCGTAGTGACTGGGAAGAAGTAAAAGACCAAATTATGCATCAGGGGGTGCTAAGTAAATTTAATTCTCATAGAGATATTAGAAAAATTTTACTCAGTACGGGAGAGCTAGAGATCGTCTATCATTCTCCTTCGGACTACTACTGGGGTTGTGGAGAAGATGGTACTGGAGATAATAAACTCGGGAAAATTTTGATGTCGGTAAGAAATATTTTACAAAAGAAAACCGAACGCTTGAAAAACCATCCTAGTGCTAGTTATAGGTGGTGGTTGTAG
- a CDS encoding type II toxin-antitoxin system HicA family toxin, with amino-acid sequence MPPFKPIKRQELIRNLKKLGFSNPIAGGNHQYMVRGELKLFIPNPHRGEISKSLLARILRQANISKDEWENL; translated from the coding sequence ATGCCACCCTTCAAACCAATTAAACGCCAAGAATTAATTCGTAATCTCAAAAAACTAGGCTTTTCTAACCCCATAGCTGGTGGCAATCATCAATATATGGTTAGAGGAGAACTAAAATTATTTATACCTAATCCTCATCGGGGAGAAATTAGTAAAAGTTTACTTGCTCGTATTCTCCGTCAGGCAAACATTAGCAAAGATGAATGGGAAAATCTTTGA
- a CDS encoding type II toxin-antitoxin system HicB family antitoxin yields MLTKYIQTAMHQATYELLEDGTFYGEITGFAGVYANAETLEACRDLLQEVLEGWIVLGLRLQHQLPVIDQIDLNSQPEVA; encoded by the coding sequence ATGCTAACAAAATACATTCAGACAGCAATGCACCAAGCTACTTACGAACTCCTTGAAGATGGAACATTTTATGGAGAAATAACAGGATTTGCAGGAGTTTATGCCAACGCTGAAACTTTAGAAGCTTGTCGCGACTTATTACAAGAAGTTTTAGAGGGGTGGATCGTTCTCGGATTGCGATTACAACACCAATTACCTGTTATTGACCAAATCGATCTTAACTCTCAGCCAGAAGTTGCCTAA
- a CDS encoding nSTAND1 domain-containing NTPase translates to MSLFAAESSKLWIVLIGVTEYRDEKIEDLNCCANGCRGLMEAFEIATQNFHSTEIIAHYDGASHSPELASIITSIQKFREAEPEHTVLFYFSGHGFLDRDNNPILCVADTEFADLAGTGLKLETVLDILTECKAKHQVVWLDACQEKLNIQSNSNPNAQLLAALKKQAEQSQNFSAILSCDRGEYSWEIPELGHGLFTYYLIKGLRGKAADREGIVEVKELFKYIRDRVKKYIDYWNSPERFHIRQANLAKGIVVKPSRSQTPQQIFRGNADIVLGKAVTATKRQALVIKTLAVSEAAVNLCQILQGKGGFEVDYCFPEDKEEGELEQAIALCLQSASKTVLLYLAGKIEETDKNVNRLWLSDSVYITLNWLKQQLDRSPVAQKIVILDCFGVDNLDNCFDLLKPSTKSSQSIIAASAKGSKQTEFITQLVTVLQTAAETQAEFWVAELITQLQKNCQSNPEITLKPWLSGATEVLELLLAQTERKLVKFDANYCPYKGLLAFKKEDANFFYGRDALIQEIVRQLKNTSFLAVMGASGSGKSSVVQAGVLPQLETKGLYSDRSNQLQLCQTWVMRTGNNPFTALAKSIAPNNKELVEGKIHLGVDAFSLWLQQQPQPMSVLVIDQFEELFTLTGESDRSQFIQFILAVCERASDCFKVIITLRDDFMKECLNLPELGERVQQSHILVLSYFTQEQYRQIITKPARQVGITVEEELVRVLLEELQINLTVEAETENLPLSPQSQSDDPEKPKTKEIIRQGNLPLLQFALAELWEVRTPGSLTLQDYQQHIGGIAKILGDKADFTYKNLTKEQQKCAQWILLSLVQLGEGKEDTRRRLTRSQLLVSKYDRDKASRELFQSTLQALIDARLIVVSLEENNSSQNNLNNIEETPSVSSNSEVTVEVIHEILIRNWQTLRWWLDANRDRLRLMREIEQQAGQWQENQQNNDYLLRGTALARAEELYIKYADELSNLSNKFIYQCIQERDRILKQAKRNRRLIFGGLITALAIVSGLAGAAIWQLRQATINEVDALSNSAEAQLASGQELDALITGLQAGRKIKDNKLGVDTKTKIKVIGGLQDIFYQIKNFNVLAGNTTSVNIVEFSPDGQIIATAEKDYEVKDFTVKLWDRNGKLLHNLKGHKEGIKDVAFSPNSQIIATGSFDNTVKFWNREGKLLYTLTGHSDDIRDIAFSPDGQTIATASADFTVKLWNLKGQILHTLKTHTNSVNSAVFSPDGKMILSVGGDGKVNLWSLDSKLIRTLSSNDRPIVRAVFSPDGKIIATANADSTVKLWSLKGQLLHTLEGHTKLVRNVVFSPDSKIIASTGDDRTIRLWNLQGKLLDTLEGTSGYFENKIVFSPNGKILASAGENNTIKVWNVEGELLYTLEGHINQVNQVAFSPDGHTLASASYDQTVRLWNLEERFPANLKGHTQQVNEVEFSPDGKILASGSDDGTVKLWSISGELLHTLQDKSSDRDRGMLELEDERSKLVYSFGSKSSINQIVFSPDGQIIASANYGGVVKLWNQKGKLLHTLTGHKSQVKTLVFSPDGEILASGSEDGTVKLWNQKGQLLHTLTGHKDFVNQVAFSPDGQIIASAAGGDDTVRLWNREGKLLRVLKDHTYYVNKVVFSPDGQIIASAGGDDTVRLWNREGKLLHTLEGRTNVFNNLLFSPDGKILAFASDEEEKIKLWNLNGELLHTLKGHTNTITNVTFTPDSQFIVSSSWDNTVKIWNIKGELLQTLESHTDWVNDVAVSPNGRIIASAGKDGTVKLWSLDLNDVLTQGCNWARDYLTNNPNVSEEDRHICDGIATENN, encoded by the coding sequence ATGTCTCTTTTTGCAGCAGAATCTTCTAAACTCTGGATCGTTTTAATCGGTGTTACCGAGTATCGAGATGAAAAGATTGAAGACTTAAATTGTTGTGCCAATGGCTGTCGGGGTTTGATGGAAGCTTTTGAGATTGCTACCCAAAACTTTCACTCGACAGAAATTATCGCTCATTACGATGGTGCGTCTCATTCTCCAGAATTAGCTTCGATTATTACCAGTATTCAAAAGTTTCGCGAAGCTGAACCCGAACATACAGTGTTATTCTATTTTTCAGGACATGGTTTTCTCGATCGCGATAACAACCCCATCTTATGTGTTGCCGATACCGAGTTTGCAGATTTGGCAGGTACGGGATTAAAGTTAGAGACGGTTTTAGATATATTGACAGAATGTAAAGCCAAGCATCAAGTCGTCTGGTTGGATGCCTGTCAGGAAAAGCTCAATATTCAAAGTAATAGTAATCCTAACGCTCAATTACTCGCAGCTTTAAAAAAGCAAGCCGAACAAAGTCAGAATTTCTCGGCTATATTATCGTGCGATCGCGGTGAATATTCTTGGGAAATTCCCGAATTGGGACATGGTTTATTTACCTACTATCTTATTAAAGGTTTGCGAGGGAAAGCAGCAGATCGAGAGGGAATTGTTGAAGTTAAGGAGTTATTTAAATATATACGCGATCGCGTTAAGAAGTATATTGACTATTGGAATAGTCCCGAACGTTTCCACATCAGACAGGCAAACTTAGCTAAAGGTATTGTAGTTAAACCTTCTCGTTCTCAAACTCCCCAACAAATCTTTAGGGGTAATGCAGATATTGTTTTGGGTAAGGCGGTTACTGCTACTAAGAGACAGGCTTTAGTTATTAAAACTCTAGCGGTTTCGGAAGCTGCGGTTAATCTCTGTCAGATTCTTCAGGGTAAAGGAGGATTTGAAGTTGATTATTGTTTCCCCGAAGATAAAGAGGAAGGGGAATTAGAACAGGCGATCGCTTTATGTTTGCAATCTGCTAGTAAAACTGTTTTACTCTATCTGGCTGGAAAGATTGAGGAAACCGATAAAAATGTCAATCGTTTATGGTTGAGTGATTCTGTTTATATTACTTTAAACTGGCTCAAACAACAATTAGATCGCTCTCCTGTTGCCCAGAAAATTGTTATTCTCGATTGTTTTGGTGTCGATAATCTGGATAACTGCTTCGATCTCCTCAAACCCAGTACGAAAAGTTCTCAAAGTATCATTGCTGCTTCGGCTAAAGGATCGAAGCAAACGGAATTTATTACTCAACTGGTAACGGTATTACAAACCGCAGCCGAAACTCAAGCAGAATTTTGGGTAGCCGAATTAATCACCCAGTTACAGAAAAACTGTCAATCTAATCCCGAAATTACTTTAAAACCTTGGTTATCGGGAGCAACAGAAGTCTTAGAGCTATTATTAGCCCAAACCGAGAGAAAATTAGTTAAATTTGATGCTAATTACTGTCCTTACAAAGGTTTACTGGCTTTTAAAAAAGAAGATGCTAATTTCTTCTATGGCAGAGATGCTTTAATTCAAGAGATCGTCCGTCAGTTAAAAAATACTTCTTTTTTGGCGGTTATGGGTGCTTCGGGGAGTGGCAAATCTTCGGTAGTGCAAGCAGGAGTCTTACCTCAACTAGAAACCAAAGGACTATATAGCGATCGCTCAAACCAATTACAACTCTGTCAGACTTGGGTAATGCGGACTGGTAATAATCCCTTTACCGCTTTAGCTAAAAGTATCGCACCGAATAATAAAGAGTTAGTAGAAGGAAAAATTCATTTGGGGGTAGATGCCTTTAGCTTGTGGTTACAGCAACAGCCTCAACCAATGTCGGTATTAGTAATCGATCAATTTGAAGAATTATTTACTCTAACAGGGGAAAGCGATCGCTCTCAATTCATTCAGTTTATTTTAGCCGTCTGCGAACGAGCTTCAGACTGTTTCAAGGTCATTATTACCCTGCGGGATGACTTTATGAAAGAGTGCTTGAATTTACCAGAATTAGGGGAAAGAGTACAGCAATCTCACATTTTGGTGCTTTCTTACTTTACCCAAGAGCAATATCGCCAAATCATTACCAAACCCGCCCGCCAAGTTGGAATAACGGTAGAAGAAGAGTTAGTTCGAGTTTTACTTGAAGAACTACAAATAAATCTAACCGTAGAAGCAGAAACAGAAAACTTACCTCTATCACCACAATCCCAGTCAGATGATCCCGAAAAGCCCAAAACTAAAGAAATTATCCGCCAGGGAAACCTACCCCTATTACAATTTGCTCTAGCAGAATTATGGGAAGTACGTACCCCAGGTAGTTTAACCCTGCAAGACTATCAACAGCATATCGGCGGAATAGCTAAGATTTTAGGAGATAAAGCGGATTTTACCTATAAAAATCTCACTAAAGAACAACAAAAATGCGCCCAATGGATTTTACTGTCCCTAGTTCAATTAGGAGAAGGCAAAGAAGATACCCGCCGTCGCCTGACGCGATCGCAATTATTAGTTTCTAAGTACGATAGAGATAAAGCCAGTCGCGAACTATTTCAATCTACTCTCCAAGCTTTAATCGATGCGCGGTTAATTGTAGTCAGTTTGGAAGAAAACAATTCTTCTCAAAATAATCTCAATAATATAGAAGAAACCCCTTCTGTCTCCTCTAACTCAGAAGTTACTGTAGAAGTCATCCATGAAATCCTAATTCGTAACTGGCAAACCTTAAGGTGGTGGCTAGATGCTAATCGCGATCGCCTTCGTTTAATGCGGGAAATCGAGCAACAAGCGGGACAATGGCAGGAAAATCAGCAAAATAATGATTATTTACTACGAGGAACGGCTTTAGCTAGAGCAGAAGAGTTATATATTAAATATGCTGACGAGCTTTCAAATTTAAGTAATAAGTTTATTTATCAGTGTATTCAAGAACGCGATCGCATACTTAAACAAGCTAAACGCAATCGTCGTCTAATTTTTGGCGGTTTGATAACTGCTTTGGCGATCGTTTCTGGATTAGCTGGTGCTGCCATCTGGCAATTGCGTCAAGCAACTATTAATGAAGTTGATGCCCTCAGTAACTCAGCAGAAGCACAATTAGCTTCAGGTCAAGAACTCGATGCACTGATAACTGGATTACAAGCAGGAAGAAAGATTAAAGATAATAAATTGGGAGTCGATACTAAAACTAAGATTAAAGTCATAGGTGGATTGCAAGATATCTTTTATCAAATAAAAAACTTTAATGTTTTAGCAGGTAACACTACCAGTGTTAACATTGTTGAGTTTAGTCCAGACGGTCAAATTATTGCTACTGCTGAAAAAGACTATGAAGTAAAAGATTTTACAGTTAAACTTTGGGATCGTAACGGAAAACTGCTCCATAATTTAAAAGGACACAAAGAAGGAATCAAAGATGTAGCATTTAGTCCCAATAGTCAAATCATTGCTACTGGTAGTTTTGACAATACTGTAAAATTTTGGAACAGAGAAGGTAAGTTACTTTACACTCTCACTGGACATTCTGATGATATTAGGGATATAGCATTTAGTCCCGACGGTCAAACAATTGCTACAGCTAGTGCAGATTTTACAGTCAAGCTATGGAATCTTAAGGGTCAAATACTCCACACTCTTAAAACTCATACGAATTCTGTTAATAGTGCAGTATTTAGCCCCGACGGTAAAATGATTCTTTCTGTTGGTGGAGACGGTAAAGTTAATCTTTGGAGTCTTGATAGTAAATTAATTCGGACTCTATCTAGTAATGACAGACCTATCGTTAGGGCAGTATTTAGCCCCGATGGTAAAATAATAGCCACTGCTAATGCAGATTCTACTGTCAAACTGTGGAGTCTTAAGGGTCAATTACTCCATACTCTCGAAGGTCATACAAAACTAGTCAGAAATGTAGTATTTAGTCCTGACAGCAAAATTATTGCTTCTACTGGTGACGATCGAACTATCCGACTCTGGAATTTACAAGGAAAATTACTTGATACTCTTGAAGGAACTTCAGGCTATTTTGAGAATAAAATAGTTTTCAGTCCTAATGGTAAGATTCTGGCATCTGCGGGAGAAAATAACACAATAAAAGTTTGGAATGTAGAGGGAGAATTACTTTATACCCTAGAGGGTCATATCAATCAAGTTAATCAAGTTGCTTTTAGTCCCGATGGTCACACTTTAGCTTCTGCTAGTTACGACCAAACAGTAAGACTTTGGAATTTAGAAGAAAGATTCCCCGCAAATCTCAAAGGACACACGCAGCAAGTTAATGAAGTAGAGTTTAGTCCCGATGGTAAAATTCTTGCTTCTGGTAGTGATGATGGTACGGTTAAACTTTGGAGTATTTCGGGTGAGTTATTACATACCTTACAAGATAAGTCCAGCGATCGCGATAGAGGAATGCTAGAGTTAGAAGATGAGCGAAGTAAATTAGTTTACAGCTTTGGTAGTAAAAGTTCTATCAATCAAATAGTATTCAGTCCCGATGGTCAAATAATTGCCTCTGCTAATTATGGTGGTGTAGTCAAACTTTGGAATCAAAAAGGTAAATTACTCCATACTCTGACTGGTCATAAGAGTCAAGTAAAAACCTTAGTGTTCAGTCCTGATGGTGAAATTCTTGCTTCTGGAAGTGAAGATGGTACAGTTAAACTTTGGAATCAAAAAGGTCAGTTACTCCATACCCTAACTGGTCATAAAGATTTTGTTAATCAAGTAGCATTCAGTCCCGATGGTCAAATAATTGCTTCTGCTGCTGGCGGTGATGATACGGTCAGACTTTGGAATCGAGAAGGTAAGTTACTCCGCGTCCTTAAAGATCATACATATTATGTCAATAAAGTAGTATTCAGTCCAGACGGTCAAATAATTGCTTCTGCTGGCGGTGATGATACGGTCAGACTTTGGAATCGAGAAGGTAAATTACTTCACACTTTAGAAGGTCGTACCAATGTTTTTAATAACCTACTATTTAGTCCAGATGGTAAGATTCTTGCTTTTGCTAGTGATGAGGAAGAAAAGATAAAATTGTGGAATTTGAATGGTGAATTACTTCACACTTTGAAAGGTCACACAAATACAATCACTAACGTGACATTTACTCCTGATAGTCAATTTATTGTTTCTTCTAGTTGGGACAATACAGTAAAAATTTGGAACATCAAAGGAGAATTACTGCAAACACTAGAAAGCCATACAGATTGGGTTAATGATGTTGCAGTAAGTCCCAATGGTAGAATCATTGCTTCTGCTGGTAAAGACGGAACAGTTAAACTCTGGAGTTTAGATTTAAACGACGTACTCACACAAGGTTGTAATTGGGCGCGAGATTATTTAACCAATAACCCCAACGTCAGTGAAGAAGACCGTCATATCTGCGATGGGATCGCTACAGAAAATAATTAG
- a CDS encoding WD40 repeat domain-containing protein produces MPEIELHAQQWLHHQQGAAYLLRGKALSDILTTYIKTSDRLSPLCHEFITACLDERDKQQKLAKRRIRGFWVGGWILALILTGMGLWQGQKMLLDYLLSDIDAIAHWEKSSKADLDWQSQDRLIKDWNKQEFLQEYTERDRLDGITDIEISPDGNFLAYSNTTKKIVLWDRRQSNFEFSEHQFISGHTDWIRDIAFSPDGKIIASASDDRTIKLWNRQGKLLHTLNGHTDWVRRIEFSPDGKILASYSDDRTIRLWNLEGKLLQTFTHSDYIHDLAFTPDGQAIATGNEKGVISFWTLQGKLIRRITAHSADVKDLDFSPNGQMLASAGEDGTIKLWNKDGKLLKTIRDRQLPEDKYTRIKFNRDGQTLVSASESKNVKIWDIHGKRYLCLLTRVTDVKFTPDGNYFFYGGWFRLMGWQSLDKPGIKDDFELLSWKIPLCSREDFAGEKKMTNCDQRYH; encoded by the coding sequence ATGCCAGAAATCGAACTTCATGCCCAACAGTGGCTGCATCATCAGCAAGGTGCTGCTTACTTACTGCGAGGTAAAGCTTTAAGCGACATACTAACAACCTATATCAAAACTAGCGATCGCCTTTCTCCTCTCTGTCACGAATTTATTACCGCTTGTCTGGATGAACGAGATAAACAACAAAAATTAGCCAAACGTCGAATTAGGGGTTTCTGGGTTGGTGGATGGATACTTGCTTTAATCCTAACGGGGATGGGTTTGTGGCAGGGACAAAAGATGTTACTTGATTATCTGCTATCGGATATCGATGCGATCGCTCACTGGGAAAAATCCAGTAAAGCCGATTTGGACTGGCAAAGTCAAGACCGCCTAATTAAAGATTGGAACAAACAAGAATTTCTGCAAGAATATACCGAACGCGATCGCCTCGACGGCATTACCGATATCGAAATTAGTCCCGACGGTAACTTTTTGGCTTACAGCAATACCACCAAAAAAATAGTTCTTTGGGATCGTCGTCAGAGTAATTTTGAATTTAGCGAACATCAATTTATTAGCGGTCATACCGACTGGATACGAGATATTGCCTTCAGTCCCGATGGTAAAATTATTGCTTCGGCTAGTGACGATCGCACTATCAAATTATGGAATCGACAGGGTAAGTTACTCCATACCTTAAACGGTCATACTGATTGGGTTAGAAGAATCGAATTTAGTCCCGACGGCAAGATATTAGCTTCCTATAGCGACGATCGCACTATTAGATTGTGGAATCTGGAGGGAAAGCTTTTACAGACATTTACCCATTCCGATTACATTCACGATCTGGCATTTACTCCCGACGGTCAAGCGATAGCTACGGGCAATGAAAAGGGAGTAATATCTTTCTGGACTTTGCAGGGTAAACTAATTCGTCGGATTACTGCCCATAGTGCCGATGTAAAAGATCTCGACTTTAGCCCCAATGGGCAAATGCTGGCTTCGGCTGGGGAAGATGGCACGATTAAACTCTGGAATAAAGACGGTAAATTACTCAAGACAATTCGCGATCGCCAACTTCCTGAAGATAAGTATACTCGTATTAAATTCAATAGGGACGGACAGACTCTTGTATCTGCTAGCGAATCCAAAAATGTTAAAATTTGGGACATTCACGGTAAGAGATATTTGTGTCTACTTACCCGTGTTACAGATGTTAAATTTACACCCGATGGAAATTATTTCTTTTACGGTGGATGGTTTAGATTGATGGGTTGGCAATCTCTTGACAAACCAGGAATAAAAGATGATTTCGAGTTACTATCCTGGAAGATTCCCCTTTGTTCCCGTGAAGATTTTGCGGGAGAAAAAAAGATGACTAATTGTGACCAACGTTATCATTGA
- a CDS encoding DnaJ domain-containing protein, which produces MIDLQNSYQLLGVKPSNTWAEIKKVYRKLVKQYHPDRFLNNSAKQTAESKFKQINLAYEYLEQHHNSIGKNTFRSRVNKTNPQDLYEAGAKLAANQQFEEAISQFDLAIKLAPDYLQAYQYRGFLL; this is translated from the coding sequence ATGATTGACTTACAAAATTCCTATCAACTTCTCGGTGTCAAACCTAGCAATACTTGGGCAGAAATCAAAAAAGTTTATCGTAAACTTGTCAAACAATATCATCCAGATCGTTTCTTAAATAATTCTGCCAAACAAACAGCAGAATCAAAATTCAAACAAATCAATCTCGCTTACGAATATCTCGAACAACATCATAACTCTATCGGTAAAAATACTTTTCGCAGTCGAGTTAATAAAACCAATCCTCAAGACTTATATGAAGCGGGGGCGAAACTAGCAGCAAACCAACAGTTTGAAGAGGCAATTTCCCAGTTCGATTTAGCAATAAAACTCGCTCCCGATTATCTACAGGCATATCAATATCGTGGCTTTTTATTATAA